In Heterodontus francisci isolate sHetFra1 unplaced genomic scaffold, sHetFra1.hap1 HAP1_SCAFFOLD_51_2, whole genome shotgun sequence, a single window of DNA contains:
- the LOC137363039 gene encoding histone H2A-like, whose translation MSGRGKTSGKARAKAKSRSSRAGLQFPVGRVHRLLRKGNYAERVGAGAPVDLAAVLEYLTAEILEQAGNAARDNKKTRFIPRQLQLAVRNDEELNKLLGGVTIAQGGVLPNIQAVLLPKKTS comes from the coding sequence atgtctggaagaggaaagaccagcggcaaagctcgggccaaggccaagtctcgctcctcccgggctggattgcagttcccggtgggccgtgttcacaggctcctgagaaagggtaactatgctgagcgtgtgggtgccggagccccggtcgatctggctgctgtgctcgagtatctgaccgctgaaatcctcgagcaggccggtaacgcggcccgggacaacaagaagacccgcttcATCCCCAGAcagctgcagctggccgtccgcaacgacgaggagctcaacaagctgctgggaggagtgaccatcgctcagggcggggtgctgcctaatatccaggccgtgctgctgcccaagaaaaccagc